CAACGTCGGGTTTCCAGGCTAACTGACGTTACTCTACAATGAAAGATGTGAAGCTACAGGACAAAGCCACCAAGATGTATAAGGCACACCAAGCCTCAAACTTAGCATGCTAGTTACCTAGCCATCTCATAACGTTAATAAAGATGCtattgtatatgtactgtatcaATATTCTGGTAATAACCACCCGATTTCTACAACATCAGTTCATTTTGGAAAAACACATTTTGGGGTGAACTTGTGCTATCCCAACGCACCGGCCCATCACAGTGAAATGCTACCTGGTTAGCAAGATGCTAAAGTCAGTTAGCCGCCGCTTTACTGATTGATTCTTCATAGCATCGTGAAGGGTTCTCCGGCTGCCACAAGGCAGGAAGCGCTAGCTAACTAGCGGATAATCAATACGCCGGGAGCTGGTTATAGCAGCTACTTACTATTGGAGAGATTTAGGAGAGCCGTGTCTGGGGTGCTTTTAACCTCCAACCTCAGGGGCTGTTGCTCGGAGTGTCGCTGGATCTCTCCGTTCGCGTCCCCGATGGACCGCAACCGCACACAGGGAAACACCGATACCGCCATCTTTGCTACTTGACTTTGCTTCGTCGGCTCAGACTTCACGATCACGCAAACTACGGTGCTGCTCGCTACTGCCACCCACAGTCAGTCGGGGGCATAACAGAAGCTGCATCTTGTGAAATACCAAGGCTATCCGTCTTTGTTTCTGAAACCTGGGGGACAGAGGGTAGtccaataatgtgtgtgtgtgtgtatatatatatatatatctatatatatctccattaaaaagtttgcggtcacttagaagcattttttttgcccattaaaataacatgaattgatcagaaatacagtgtagacatggttaatgttgtgaCCATTGCAGCTAGAAACTACTAATTTTGTAATAgaatatctacacaggcgtacagaggcccattatcagcaaccatcactcctgtgttccaatggcacgttgtgttagctaatccaagttgatcattttaaaaggctagttgatcattagaaaacacttttgcaattatgttagaacagctgaaaacagttgtgCTGACTAAAGAAGCAattacaactggccttctttagactagttgagtatctggagctaTAGCATTTGTTTTGTTGCTCTGTTGGCACATTGGAAGTATGCCTTTCAAACATGTTTAGGCATCAACAATCTATCCAAAGAACCACCCACATACATAAagtagtcacacacacatagtggTAAATGTGATTTACTAGGTTGGAAACACAGTTACAAAGTTAAGGCACAGAGGATGGACAGTATAACACAGTTACAAAGTTAAGGCACAGAGGATAGACAGTATGACACAGTTACAAAGTTCAGAAACAGAGGATGGACAGTATAACACAGTTACAAAGTTCAGAAACAGAGGATGGACAGTATAACACAGTTACAAAGTTAAGGCACAGAGGATAGACAGTATGACACAGTTACAAAGTTCAGAAACAGAGGATGGACAGTATAACACAGTTACAAAGTTCAGAAACAGAGGATGGACAGTATAACACAGTTACAAAGTTAAGGCACAGAGGATAGACAGTATGACACAGTTACAAAGTTCAGGCACAGAGGATAGACAGTATGACACAGTTACAAAGTTCAGAAACAGAGGATGGACAGTATAACACAGTTACAAAGTTCAGAAACAGAGGATGGACAGTATAACACAGTTACAAAGTTAAGGCACAGAGGATAGACAGTATAACACAGTTACAAAGTTCAGGCACAGAGGATCGACAGTATAACACAGTTACAAAGTTAAGGCACAGATGATCGACAGTATAACACAGTTACAAAGTTAAGGCACAGAGGATGGACAGTATAACACAGTTACAAAGTTCAGGCACAGAGGATGGACAGTATATCAGGTATCAAATTAAAACTCCTCATACAAGGCCGGTAGCGAGGCTAGACAGTTCCACGCTCACAGTTCAACGATGAAAACAAACTGCGATGTAGGCTGATGGAATCATAAAAATGGTAGTCATGGTGATGTGGCTAATCAGTAACCTGAAACAAGCCGAAGCACCAGCTGTGGCATATGGAAATGGGGTGTTGTTTGTCTTAGTTAAATGCGTTCCCATTTGCTATAGTGTTATCTGTGACTGAATGTAGGCTAGTGTAAAACCATGCTATAGTGTTATCTGTGACTGAATGTAGGCTAGTGTTAAACCATGCTATAGTGTTATCTGTGACTGAATGTAGGCTAGTGTAAAACCATGCTATAGTGTTATCTGTGACTGAATGTAGGCTAGTGTAAAACCATGCTATAGTGTTATCTGTGACTGAATGTAGGCTAGTGTAAAACCATGCTATAGTGTTATCTGTGACTGAATGTAGGCTAGTGGAAAACCATGCTATAGTGTTATCTGTGACTGAATGTAGGCTAGTGGAAAAAACGTGAGAAGGACATGAGTATTTCCAGGGAAAAAGGCCAAGGACAGGAGTGTCTTCCTAAAAAAAAGGTACAGGAGGGCACAACAATGTAACATTTAAGATCACATCAGTATCATCACAACCGAATGAACGAACCCTTCGATAAAAAGGCAGATTATTTCATAAAATCTTAAATAAAATAGGTTGACGAAAGTTTAAAAGAAACATGTAACTGCCAGTCTCTTGTATAGAGTACAACTGGGGAGATGTGGTTAGTGTTCCGCATTAATTCTAGATTCTAATTCTATGGTTCTGGATCCCTGGGTTGAGAATGTCAACCTGTACCATGTGGTAGTTTGTACCAGGAAGTATACTGCACGTGGAACACAAGCAATAGAAGGTGACAGGACAGCATGTAGGCCAATAGGCTAGAACTGTAGGCTAAATATCAATACGTACCCTGGTTAAAACATTCAACGGTTGGTCACTTCCTTATTGTGCGGAACATGTCGTCGGACACATAAgttgcatcccaaataacaccctattctctatatactgcactatagggctctggtctaaagtagtgcactatatagggaatatggtgctatttgggagaCAACCTCAAAGGCACATTCActggctgcctgcctgtcagAGGCTGATAATCATACTGGTGGAAAGTACAGTGCATAGATACAATGTAGGGTTGGAGAACTACAGTAACTTTCCAAAACTTGACAGATTTTTCCAGAAATTCCAGTAGAAGATTCCTGGGTTTTCTGCTTATTCCCTCCCGATTCCAGGAATCTTACAACAGGAATTTCTGGAAAACTGGGGAATTTTCAGGAAGTTACAACCCTAATACAATGTCATCATCATGATCATCATAACAAATAGGATATCACATCAACATCCTGAACATACATGTATAATGGCACTACTAGGCTTTATCTTAATACACAGACtgtctagcctggtcccagatctgtttgtgcggtCTTGCCAACATCTTTGGTCATTGTCGTGCCTTGGCATgccagatctgggatcaggctagagGGATAGCTGCAACACACAAATGGaccagcagtagagagagaagaggaagggtcCCTCATAGGACATACAGCAACAACTCCTCCTCCATACACTGACTgctgctgcagagagagacagacagagggggtggggggagagacacagagagagggggtggggagagagagagagagacaaacagacagagagagagagggggggagagacacagagagagggggtggggagagagagagaaacagacagagagagagagagagagagacagacaaagagagagagagagacagacaaagagagagagagagagagagagagagagagcgagagagagagatggtaaatAAACAAAATACTATCAACCACACACATAATTATTATAATTAGGAGCATCTGACATATTGCCAATTCACCAGCATCTATCTCATCCAAAACCCAGACAGGAGACTGCAACAGGTGAGCgactggagaagagaggaggaggaggagactggaacaggtgagagagtggagaagagagagggagggataagaggagacgAAGGTGTACATCCTTAGAACAGGCTGCAGGActctggagagagaaggagaagagggggagagtggaTAAAGGTGTCCTAGACTACCTCAGAACAGGCTGCAGGACTTAGAGGGGTGAGAAAGGAAGAGGATAGGAGACTGTGTACTAGGTTACCCCAGACCAGACTGCAGGActtggcagagagaaggagaagaagaggatagGAGACTGTGTACTAGGTTACCTCAGACCAGACTGCAGGActtggcagagagaaggagaagaggatagGAGACTGTGTACTAGGTTACCTCAGACCAGACTGCAGGActtggcagagagaaggagaagaggatagGAGACTGTGTACTAGGTTACCACAGACCAGGCTGTAGGActtggcagagagaaggagaagaggatagGAGACTGTGTACTAGACTACCTCAGACCAGGCTGCAGGActtggcagagagaaggagaagatgaTAGGAGACTGTGTACTAGGTTACCTCAGACCAGGCTGCAGGACttagcagagagaaagagaagaggatagGAGACTGTGTACTAGGTTACCTCAGACCAGACTGCAGGActtggcagagagaaggagaagaagaggatagGAGACTGTGTACTAGACTACCTCAGACCAGACTGCAGGActtggcagagagaaggagaagaagaggatagGAGACTGTGTACTAGGTTACCTCAGACCAGACTGCAGGActtggcagagagaaggagaagaggatagGAGACTGTGTACTAGGTTACCTCAGACCAGACTGCAGGActtggcagagagaaggagaagaggatagGAGACTGTGTACTAGACTACCTCAGACCAGGCTGCAGGActtggcagagagaaggagaagaagaggatagGAGACTGTGTACTAGGTTACCTCAGACCAGACTGCAGGActtggcagagagaaggagaagaagaggatagGAGACTGTGTACTAGGTTACCTCAGACCAGGCTGTAGGACTTGGCAGAAAGAGGtaataatatattttttggggggggttaatatttgtcctgttacacacgtgtgtaatgtaaatgtgtttcttgcatatcccaactccccctgtgGGGTCACAACCAGGGTCACCATTGTACAGCACCCCTGGAGTAAttcgggttaagtgccttgctcaagggtacagcGGCAGATTTGTCACCTTGTCGGCTCCGGTGTCCGAACCAGTGatcttttggttactggtccaatgctctaacctcgAGGCGACCTGccgagaagaagaggaagaagaggagagaggacaaaggTGTTCTAGGCTACCTCAGAACAGGCTGCAGGACTTGGGGGGTCTGAAGGGGTTGTCACTGGAGGGGACCCCCATCAGGAGAGGGTCCTGGTGAGCGTTCTGCAGACAGTAGTTCTTCAGGTCCACTGCAGCCTGAGACACCTGGGGGttcattataataattattaattACAGAATACAAAAAGATATATGACTGGGACTGATGCATTATGGGGCggcttcccagacacagattaaacctagTCCTGAACTAGACAGTGATCTCAATGGAGAATGTCTATTAAAAGCTGTTATTAGTCGAGGACCAGGCtgaatctgtgtccgggaaacggCCCCTAgatactatatacagtgccttgcgaaagtattcggcccccttgaactttgcgaccttttgccacatttcaggcttcaaacataaagatataaaactgtattttttggtgaagaatcaacaacaagtgggacacaatcatgaagtggaacgacatttattggatatttcaaacttttttaacaaatcaaaaactgaaaaattgggcgtgcaaaattattcagcccccttaagttaatactttgtagcgccaccttttgctgcgattacagctgtaagtcgcttggggtatgtctctatcagttttgcacatcgagagactgacattttttcccattcctccttgcaaaacagctcgagctcagtgaggttggatggagagcatttgtgaacagcagttttcagttctttccacagattctcaattggattcaggtctggactttgacttggccattctaacacctggatatgtttatttttgaaccattccattgtagattttgctttatgttttggatcattgtcttgttggaagacaaatctccgtcccagtctcaggtcttttacagactccatcaggttttcttccagaatgctcctgtatttggctccatccatcttcctatcaattttaaccatcttccctgtccctgctgaagaaaagctggcccaaaccatgatgcttgacagtggggatggtgtgttcagctgtgttgct
This sequence is a window from Oncorhynchus mykiss isolate Arlee chromosome 13, USDA_OmykA_1.1, whole genome shotgun sequence. Protein-coding genes within it:
- the LOC118938151 gene encoding guanine nucleotide-binding protein G(I)/G(S)/G(O) subunit gamma-5-like, with translation MSNNNASSNLVVAQRVVKQLRLEASVRRIKVSQAAVDLKNYCLQNAHQDPLLMGVPSSDNPFRPPKSCSLF